One segment of Thermincola ferriacetica DNA contains the following:
- the frr gene encoding ribosome recycling factor yields the protein MVKDIINEAEDRMKKAVEALRKDLATLRTGRATPALLEKIQVDYYGVPTPINQMAKVSAPEPRLLVIQPWDKSVLGEIEKAIMKSDLGLTPNNDGTVIRLNIPQLTQERRAELVKICKKKAEDGRVAIRNIRRDANDQLKEFEKSGDISEDDNRRGQEEIQKLTDKYIKEVDQLLEHKEQEIMEV from the coding sequence ATGGTCAAAGACATAATTAATGAGGCAGAAGACCGGATGAAGAAAGCTGTTGAAGCATTGAGGAAAGACCTGGCCACCTTGAGAACCGGTCGGGCAACTCCGGCTTTACTGGAAAAAATTCAGGTAGATTATTATGGAGTACCAACCCCGATTAACCAAATGGCCAAGGTATCTGCTCCCGAACCCCGTTTGTTGGTAATTCAGCCATGGGATAAAAGTGTGTTGGGAGAAATCGAAAAGGCTATTATGAAATCAGATTTGGGGTTAACCCCGAACAATGACGGAACAGTGATTCGTCTGAATATTCCGCAACTTACTCAGGAGCGCCGGGCTGAACTGGTAAAAATCTGCAAGAAAAAGGCGGAAGACGGTCGGGTGGCTATCAGAAACATTCGACGGGATGCTAATGACCAGCTTAAAGAATTTGAAAAATCTGGCGATATATCTGAAGATGATAACAGGCGAGGGCAGGAAGAAATACAGAAGCTGACCGATAAATATATAAAAGAGGTAGACCAGTTACTGGAACATAAAGAACAGGAAATTATGGAGGTCTAG
- the ytvI gene encoding sporulation integral membrane protein YtvI yields MKHLIKNLFVILIIVSGTYLFYRYILPYIVPFVIAGVLTVFIEPLVRLLQSKAKLPRAPAVIISLILIIGLTGTLLTLFVARLVAELIEFSSSLPMYTEMLAKNIVHLRATAESFYFSLPASLLEFIANNMGTIEKNIGAYLTQLQAFTKEMLNQFIILVSSVPGILVIIFVSLIATFFMAKDRRVIIGFWLRIMPEPWGSKTIQVLKDVSAALFGYARAQLILISITFFNSLIGLAIIDAPYILLMAAMIGVFDLIPVLGPGTVYIPWIIWEIINNNVVFAVKLGVVYIIIVIIRQVLEAKVVANAMGLHPLATLISIYVGLQIFGPLGLVLGPLFLIGLKALAKAGIVDWPSG; encoded by the coding sequence TTGAAACACCTGATAAAAAATCTTTTTGTCATCCTGATTATAGTTTCAGGCACATACCTGTTTTACCGGTACATATTACCGTATATTGTACCTTTTGTTATTGCCGGCGTATTGACTGTTTTTATTGAGCCGCTGGTGCGCCTGCTGCAGTCCAAAGCAAAACTGCCAAGAGCGCCGGCGGTGATAATATCATTGATACTGATCATTGGTTTGACAGGTACTTTATTGACTCTGTTTGTTGCTCGGCTGGTTGCAGAGTTAATAGAGTTTTCTTCTTCCTTGCCCATGTATACGGAAATGCTGGCTAAAAACATCGTTCATTTACGGGCAACTGCCGAAAGTTTTTATTTCAGCCTACCGGCTAGCCTGCTGGAGTTTATTGCCAACAATATGGGGACAATCGAAAAAAACATTGGCGCTTATTTGACCCAATTGCAGGCTTTTACTAAGGAAATGTTGAACCAATTTATTATTCTTGTTTCTTCCGTCCCGGGAATTTTGGTGATAATTTTTGTCAGCCTGATTGCCACTTTTTTTATGGCCAAGGACCGCCGGGTTATTATAGGGTTTTGGCTGCGTATAATGCCTGAACCTTGGGGGTCAAAGACCATTCAGGTTTTAAAGGATGTGAGTGCGGCCCTTTTCGGGTACGCCAGGGCCCAGTTAATTTTAATAAGTATAACTTTTTTCAATTCATTAATTGGGCTGGCTATTATTGATGCGCCATATATCCTTTTGATGGCGGCAATGATCGGGGTTTTTGATCTGATTCCGGTGTTAGGTCCGGGTACTGTTTATATACCCTGGATCATATGGGAAATAATTAATAATAATGTTGTATTTGCTGTAAAACTGGGTGTGGTTTATATTATAATAGTAATTATCAGGCAGGTATTGGAAGCTAAAGTGGTGGCCAATGCGATGGGTTTACACCCTTTAGCGACTTTAATTTCCATCTACGTTGGTCTGCAGATTTTCGGTCCCCTGGGACTTGTTTTGGGACCTTTGTTTTTGATAGGATTGAAAGCGCTGGCCAAAGCGGGTATTGTTGATTGGCCTTCAGGATAA
- the pyrH gene encoding UMP kinase: MEQPKYRRIVLKLSGEALAGQQKFGIDPDVVNSIAEQVKEISLLGVEVAIVVGAGNIWRGIAGSSKGMDRATADYMGMLATVINSMALLDALEKIGVDTRVLTAIEMREVAEPYIRRRAIRHLEKKRVVIFGAGTGNPYFSTDTAAALRAAEIEADVILMAKQVDGVYDSDPMKNPNAKKFYELGYIDVLNKGLGVMDSTATSLCMDNKIPIIVFNLNVRGNIKKVVMGENIGTYVGGELNGQRHN; the protein is encoded by the coding sequence ATGGAACAACCCAAATATAGACGCATTGTGCTTAAGTTGAGCGGCGAGGCGCTGGCAGGCCAGCAGAAATTTGGTATCGACCCGGATGTGGTCAATTCCATTGCTGAGCAGGTCAAAGAGATCAGTTTGCTTGGTGTGGAAGTGGCCATTGTCGTTGGCGCAGGAAATATCTGGCGCGGTATTGCCGGCAGCAGTAAAGGAATGGATAGGGCAACCGCAGATTATATGGGCATGCTGGCGACTGTCATCAACTCAATGGCCTTGTTGGATGCCCTCGAAAAAATCGGGGTTGATACACGGGTCTTAACGGCTATTGAAATGCGGGAAGTAGCGGAGCCCTATATCCGCCGCCGAGCTATCAGGCATTTGGAAAAGAAAAGGGTCGTCATTTTCGGCGCCGGAACGGGAAATCCCTATTTTTCTACCGATACGGCTGCTGCTTTGCGGGCCGCAGAAATTGAAGCTGATGTTATTCTTATGGCTAAACAGGTAGATGGCGTCTATGACAGTGATCCCATGAAAAATCCGAACGCCAAAAAATTTTACGAACTTGGTTATATTGACGTACTTAACAAAGGCCTGGGGGTTATGGATTCCACCGCTACCTCCCTGTGCATGGACAATAAAATACCGATTATAGTTTTTAACCTGAATGTACGAGGCAATATCAAAAAAGTAGTTATGGGAGAAAATATAGGTACTTATGTCGGGGGTGAATTAAATGGTCAAAGACATAATTAA
- a CDS encoding damage-control phosphatase ARMT1 family protein: protein MLVSAECIPCYLQQAINTLEKGEVPRAKWNELLKRLLPLISSLPDDKTPAENSTLVIHRLAEMLGGNDPFFKAKEESNKRALSYIKDLRGTIAGSEDPLFTALKISVAGNVVDLGLFDDFDLTQALEDALKFDFTINDYDRFKQDIAKAETVLIIGDNSGEIVFDRLLAEQLRAMHKEVFYGVKGGFILNDATIQDANTAGLPEVARVITNGNSYLGTVEKYCSEEFLTVFQNADTVISKGQANYESLEGTVLAGEKTYFLLKAKCPLVAKHLGVRYGAIVFKRNAVDSEQLTVNS from the coding sequence TTGTTAGTTTCGGCAGAATGTATCCCGTGCTATTTGCAGCAGGCTATAAATACTTTGGAAAAAGGAGAAGTACCCAGGGCAAAATGGAATGAATTACTCAAGCGGCTGCTCCCTTTGATCAGTTCCCTGCCTGATGATAAAACACCGGCGGAAAATTCAACGTTGGTAATTCACCGGCTGGCGGAAATGCTTGGTGGTAATGACCCGTTTTTCAAGGCCAAAGAGGAATCAAACAAACGGGCCCTTTCTTATATTAAAGACCTCAGGGGGACTATTGCCGGGTCTGAAGACCCCTTGTTTACAGCCCTAAAAATTTCGGTGGCCGGCAATGTGGTCGATCTGGGCCTTTTTGATGACTTTGACTTGACTCAGGCCCTGGAAGATGCGCTTAAATTTGATTTTACCATTAACGACTATGACCGGTTTAAACAGGATATTGCCAAGGCTGAAACAGTATTAATTATCGGGGATAACAGCGGCGAAATTGTCTTTGACAGGCTTTTAGCCGAACAATTAAGGGCAATGCATAAAGAAGTTTTTTATGGGGTAAAGGGCGGATTCATCCTTAATGACGCCACAATCCAAGACGCCAACACAGCCGGGCTCCCGGAGGTTGCCCGTGTGATCACCAATGGCAATAGTTACCTGGGCACAGTAGAAAAATACTGCAGTGAGGAATTTTTAACGGTTTTCCAAAATGCCGATACGGTCATCAGTAAAGGACAAGCTAATTACGAATCCCTGGAAGGCACAGTTCTGGCAGGGGAAAAAACCTATTTTCTTTTGAAGGCCAAATGTCCACTGGTGGCCAAGCACCTGGGTGTCAGATATGGTGCTATTGTGTTTAAGAGAAATGCGGTGGACAGTGAACAGTTGACAGTTAACAGTTAA
- a CDS encoding phosphatidate cytidylyltransferase yields MLLYRVLSAVIGIPILLFSVWLGGWYLAAVITVLAVIGVLEFARIAEGMQVKVWVPGMLIGVILFILSVLFPKKIKLALVVTIIIWVFLCRTVIGTRFNILNGALSLTGTIYLGWLLSHILLLRALEFGFYLVLFVFMATWFTDTMAYFVGSGIGRHKLAPTISPKKTIEGAVGGLIGSTLAGLLMSFFLKEVPMIHLLVIGFLAGIVGQAGDLVESAMKRKAGVKDSGNLIPGHGGVLDRFDSMLFTAPLVYYYVQLFIIN; encoded by the coding sequence ATGTTACTTTACCGGGTTTTAAGTGCTGTTATCGGAATACCCATATTGCTTTTTTCTGTATGGCTGGGTGGTTGGTACCTGGCTGCTGTAATAACGGTTTTAGCGGTAATTGGCGTATTGGAATTTGCCAGAATTGCCGAGGGTATGCAGGTCAAAGTCTGGGTACCCGGAATGTTGATAGGAGTTATTTTATTCATCCTTTCAGTTTTGTTTCCTAAAAAAATTAAGCTGGCACTGGTTGTTACCATAATTATTTGGGTCTTTTTATGCCGGACTGTTATCGGAACTCGTTTTAACATATTAAACGGCGCCCTATCCCTGACAGGGACAATTTATCTTGGTTGGTTACTAAGCCACATTCTGTTATTGCGTGCGTTGGAATTCGGTTTTTATTTGGTTTTATTTGTTTTTATGGCCACGTGGTTTACAGATACAATGGCTTATTTTGTTGGCTCGGGGATAGGCCGGCACAAGCTGGCCCCTACCATCAGCCCCAAAAAAACAATTGAGGGGGCTGTTGGTGGGCTAATTGGCAGCACTCTGGCCGGACTTTTGATGTCATTTTTTTTAAAAGAAGTTCCCATGATACACTTGCTGGTTATTGGATTCTTGGCCGGTATTGTGGGGCAGGCAGGCGACCTGGTTGAATCGGCTATGAAACGAAAAGCAGGGGTCAAAGATTCCGGAAACCTCATACCGGGGCACGGGGGAGTACTTGACCGTTTCGACAGCATGTTATTTACTGCGCCCTTGGTATACTATTATGTTCAGTTGTTTATAATAAATTGA
- a CDS encoding DUF362 domain-containing protein gives MLEQVVLWKCGDYDPELLKEALKRCFTLLGGLDKFVRSGQTVFLKLNLLMKKKPEDAVTTHPAVVEAMVRLLQERGATVIIGDSPGGPYNQMALKAVYRTAGIEEVARKTGATLNFNTQEIDVPYPEGKIIKRFTLIKPLVDADIYISLSKLKTHMMTKFTGAVKVNFGAIPGMLKAEYHFKMPRVMDFSEMLLDLTECLKPTLNIMDAIVGMEGKGPSAGTPKKVGALLVSTSAPALDVVAAALAGIEPVSIPTVKAAENRGLPASINQVELMGYKLTDFNIQPFALPDYTGEARFPIPDLLNRFLESWLKPKPVFMEDQCIFCRECINNCPPKALSAGNKAPEIDLNKCIRCFCCQELCPRKAVDIKKSPLARLLFK, from the coding sequence ATGTTGGAACAGGTAGTCTTATGGAAATGCGGCGACTACGACCCAGAACTTTTGAAAGAAGCCCTTAAACGATGTTTTACCTTGCTGGGGGGCCTTGATAAATTTGTCAGGTCCGGCCAGACCGTTTTCTTAAAACTGAATTTGTTGATGAAAAAGAAACCGGAAGATGCCGTCACAACACACCCGGCCGTCGTGGAGGCCATGGTACGCCTGTTGCAGGAACGCGGCGCCACGGTCATTATCGGGGACAGTCCCGGGGGGCCTTATAATCAAATGGCTTTAAAAGCCGTTTACAGAACAGCCGGAATTGAGGAAGTGGCCCGTAAAACCGGTGCTACTCTGAACTTCAACACCCAGGAAATTGATGTACCTTACCCGGAAGGTAAAATTATCAAACGTTTTACCCTGATTAAGCCCCTTGTCGATGCAGACATTTACATATCCTTGTCCAAGCTGAAAACACATATGATGACTAAATTTACAGGCGCTGTGAAAGTTAATTTCGGGGCCATTCCCGGCATGCTGAAGGCAGAATACCATTTTAAAATGCCCAGGGTAATGGATTTTTCTGAGATGCTGCTTGATTTAACGGAGTGTCTAAAACCTACCCTGAATATCATGGACGCCATAGTTGGTATGGAAGGTAAGGGCCCTTCAGCAGGGACCCCTAAGAAGGTAGGCGCCCTTTTGGTCAGTACCAGCGCGCCGGCCCTTGATGTGGTGGCGGCTGCCCTGGCGGGCATAGAACCTGTTTCTATACCAACTGTTAAAGCGGCAGAAAACAGGGGTCTTCCGGCTTCCATAAACCAAGTGGAACTTATGGGCTATAAACTTACCGATTTTAATATTCAGCCCTTTGCTCTCCCTGACTATACGGGCGAAGCCAGATTTCCAATTCCCGATCTTCTGAACAGGTTTCTGGAATCGTGGCTTAAACCAAAGCCGGTTTTCATGGAAGATCAATGTATCTTCTGCCGGGAATGCATAAATAACTGCCCGCCAAAAGCTTTAAGCGCGGGAAATAAAGCGCCGGAAATAGACTTAAACAAGTGTATCCGTTGTTTTTGCTGCCAGGAATTATGCCCCCGCAAGGCCGTGGATATAAAGAAATCACCCTTAGCCAGGTTACTGTTTAAGTAA
- the tsf gene encoding translation elongation factor Ts yields MITAAMVKELREITNAGMMDCKKALMETNGDMEKAIEYLREKGLAAAAKKAGRIAAEGIVDSYIHAGGKIGVLVEVNCETDFVAKTDEFKSFVRDVAMQIAAAKPEYVRREEVPEEIVQKEKEILRAQALNEGKPEAIVDKMVNGRIEKFFKEVCLMEQPFIKDPDLTIEQLLNEKVAKIGEKISIRRFVRYEMGEGLEKRQDNFAEEVAAQMKK; encoded by the coding sequence ATGATTACAGCTGCAATGGTAAAAGAATTGCGTGAAATTACCAACGCCGGAATGATGGACTGCAAAAAGGCTTTAATGGAAACCAACGGTGATATGGAAAAAGCGATCGAGTACCTGAGAGAAAAAGGCTTGGCCGCTGCAGCCAAAAAGGCCGGCAGGATTGCTGCAGAAGGTATTGTTGATTCCTATATTCATGCCGGAGGAAAAATTGGCGTATTGGTAGAAGTAAACTGTGAAACTGATTTCGTGGCCAAGACAGATGAATTCAAGAGCTTTGTGCGAGATGTGGCAATGCAGATTGCTGCTGCCAAACCCGAATATGTGCGTAGAGAAGAAGTGCCTGAAGAAATTGTTCAGAAGGAAAAAGAAATTCTTAGGGCACAGGCATTAAATGAAGGCAAACCGGAAGCTATCGTAGACAAAATGGTTAACGGCAGGATTGAGAAGTTCTTTAAAGAAGTTTGCCTCATGGAGCAGCCGTTCATTAAGGACCCTGACTTAACTATTGAACAACTTTTAAATGAAAAAGTAGCTAAAATAGGCGAAAAAATCTCTATTCGCAGGTTTGTGCGCTATGAAATGGGCGAAGGTCTTGAAAAGAGACAGGATAACTTTGCAGAAGAAGTTGCTGCCCAAATGAAAAAATAA
- a CDS encoding PilZ domain-containing protein — translation MLVDKSKTVYPRRYFRIPADMSVEFNIMRFQKRDVKHLMDKKGFGQCRDLGEDGLSFVSQLKLPIGMVLRVTLHLPHLGDERVLARVVRCEPVMEGNLIAVQFFNINDRRREKVRAYIAEETKKQYKFLNHL, via the coding sequence ATGCTTGTTGACAAAAGTAAAACCGTGTATCCCAGGCGTTACTTCAGAATCCCGGCAGACATGTCTGTGGAATTTAATATAATGAGATTTCAAAAAAGAGATGTCAAACACCTGATGGATAAAAAGGGGTTCGGACAATGCCGTGACCTGGGTGAGGATGGCCTGAGCTTCGTTTCTCAGTTGAAATTGCCGATAGGTATGGTTTTGCGGGTTACTTTGCATTTACCGCACCTTGGCGATGAACGTGTGCTGGCCCGTGTTGTCAGGTGTGAACCTGTCATGGAAGGAAACCTTATTGCCGTACAGTTTTTCAATATAAACGACCGGCGCCGGGAAAAAGTGAGGGCCTATATCGCGGAAGAAACAAAAAAACAATATAAGTTCCTGAATCATTTATAA
- a CDS encoding isoprenyl transferase: MGFWNKIFGKSRPNPAEEKELLAAIDMNKLPMHIAIIMDGNGRWAARRGLPRAAGHRAGVESLRDIVKTCSSLGIKYLTVYAFSTENWKRPQEEVNILMDLLVEYLGKEMRELHQNNVKVRAIGRIEELPASAQKALSDAFELTGNNSGLTLTLALNYGGRLEIVEAVQKIAGEVLKGKLDLKAIDEKVVNEHLYTVGMPEPDLVIRPSGELRISNFLLWQIAYSELWYSPVLWPSFRKVHLLQAIIDFQKRQRRFGGL, encoded by the coding sequence ATGGGTTTTTGGAACAAAATTTTTGGCAAATCTCGACCGAACCCGGCGGAAGAAAAAGAACTGCTAGCTGCTATTGATATGAACAAACTTCCCATGCATATTGCCATAATTATGGATGGCAACGGACGCTGGGCAGCCCGCAGAGGGTTGCCGCGGGCTGCCGGGCACCGGGCAGGTGTAGAGTCGCTAAGGGATATCGTGAAAACCTGTTCCTCCTTGGGAATTAAATACTTAACCGTTTATGCTTTTTCTACCGAAAATTGGAAGCGACCGCAGGAAGAAGTTAATATTTTAATGGATTTGCTGGTAGAATATTTGGGCAAAGAGATGCGGGAACTGCATCAGAACAATGTTAAAGTGAGAGCTATTGGCCGGATAGAAGAGCTTCCTGCCAGCGCTCAAAAGGCTCTGTCGGATGCCTTTGAGCTGACCGGTAATAATTCAGGCTTGACCCTTACCCTGGCTTTAAACTACGGTGGGCGTCTGGAAATAGTGGAAGCTGTACAAAAGATTGCGGGTGAGGTCCTGAAGGGAAAACTGGATCTTAAGGCAATCGATGAAAAAGTGGTTAACGAGCATTTGTATACCGTTGGAATGCCGGAACCGGACCTGGTCATTAGGCCTTCAGGGGAACTGCGGATTAGTAATTTTCTGCTGTGGCAGATAGCTTACTCTGAACTGTGGTATTCGCCGGTTTTGTGGCCCAGCTTTAGAAAGGTACATTTGCTGCAGGCGATTATTGATTTTCAAAAACGCCAGCGCAGGTTTGGTGGATTATAA
- a CDS encoding DUF362 domain-containing protein, translating to MAYKITDECVACGTCLDTCPNGAIEEGDIYKITDACADCGACAEACPTGAIVEE from the coding sequence ATGGCATACAAAATTACCGATGAGTGTGTAGCTTGTGGTACTTGTTTAGACACCTGTCCTAACGGTGCTATTGAGGAAGGTGATATCTACAAGATCACCGACGCATGCGCTGACTGCGGCGCTTGCGCTGAAGCTTGCCCGACAGGAGCCATTGTAGAAGAGTAG
- the rpsB gene encoding 30S ribosomal protein S2, protein MAVISMKQLLEAGVHFGHQTRRWNPKMAQYIFTDRNGIYIIDLQKTVKMVEIAYEFIKNTVAEGKTILFVGTKKQAQEAVKEEAERCGMFYVNQRWLGGMLTNFHTIRKRINRLQELEKMEVDGTFEVLPKKEVAALQHEKEKLQKFLGGIKDMKELPGALFVIDPRKERIAVAEARKLGIPIVAIVDTNCDPDEIDYVIPGNDDAIRAVKLLTSKMADAVLEGNQGQDVVDEETAAAE, encoded by the coding sequence GTGGCCGTTATTTCTATGAAACAACTGCTGGAGGCCGGGGTTCATTTTGGTCATCAGACCAGGCGTTGGAATCCCAAAATGGCTCAATACATCTTTACTGACAGGAACGGTATCTACATAATTGACCTACAAAAAACAGTAAAGATGGTAGAAATTGCTTATGAGTTTATTAAAAATACTGTTGCCGAGGGAAAAACAATTCTGTTTGTCGGCACCAAGAAACAGGCGCAGGAAGCAGTTAAAGAAGAGGCTGAACGTTGCGGTATGTTCTATGTCAATCAACGTTGGCTGGGTGGTATGTTAACCAATTTCCACACCATCCGCAAACGTATCAACCGTCTTCAGGAACTGGAGAAAATGGAAGTTGACGGAACCTTTGAAGTCCTGCCCAAGAAGGAAGTAGCTGCGCTCCAGCATGAAAAGGAAAAACTGCAAAAGTTTTTGGGCGGTATCAAGGATATGAAGGAACTACCCGGCGCTCTGTTTGTAATCGACCCTCGTAAAGAGCGTATCGCTGTAGCCGAAGCCAGAAAACTTGGCATACCTATCGTAGCTATCGTTGATACCAACTGTGACCCTGACGAAATTGACTATGTCATACCCGGAAATGACGATGCTATTAGAGCAGTTAAGCTGTTGACGAGCAAAATGGCTGATGCTGTTTTGGAAGGCAATCAGGGCCAGGATGTAGTCGATGAGGAAACAGCCGCTGCGGAATAA
- the iadA gene encoding beta-aspartyl-peptidase, giving the protein MFTVIRNGHLFAPEDMGKVDILICAGKIIHIGALINVSGLPLETKIIAADNMYVVPGFIDQHVHIAGGGGEAGPASRTPEIKLHQLTTNGITTVVGLLGVDGVSRSVAGLLAKARGLEQEGISTYIYTGAYEIPTRTFTDSLRSDLVLIDKVIGCGEIAISDHRSAQPTLEMLAKLGAEARVGGILSGKAGIVHVHVGEGKKGLQLLFDVINNTDLPITQFNPTHTNRLDRLFYQAIDYALKGGYIDLTAGINPRDDGPRVLHVVQAVKYLIDAKVNLKQITVSSDGNGSLPHFDSAGNMESISVGSVEVLWKDVRELIKQNILSFPEAISLITCNVAALLKLAGKGKVKVGYDADLVLLDKDLNIDTVIAGGKVMVQCGQALEKGYFKEAAFQTTS; this is encoded by the coding sequence ATGTTTACGGTAATCAGAAACGGCCACCTGTTCGCTCCGGAAGACATGGGCAAGGTGGATATCCTTATCTGCGCCGGGAAAATCATTCATATAGGCGCCCTGATAAATGTATCGGGACTGCCGCTGGAAACAAAGATAATTGCCGCCGATAATATGTATGTTGTACCTGGTTTCATAGACCAGCATGTCCATATTGCCGGTGGAGGCGGCGAGGCCGGCCCGGCCAGCAGGACACCGGAAATCAAGCTCCACCAGTTGACCACCAATGGCATTACCACAGTAGTTGGCCTGTTGGGAGTAGATGGGGTCAGCAGGAGTGTGGCCGGTTTGCTGGCAAAAGCACGAGGCCTGGAACAGGAAGGAATTTCCACTTATATTTACACCGGGGCCTACGAGATACCGACCAGAACTTTTACTGACAGTTTGAGAAGCGACCTGGTTTTAATTGATAAGGTTATCGGCTGCGGGGAAATCGCTATTTCTGATCACCGCTCCGCTCAACCAACCCTGGAAATGCTGGCTAAACTTGGAGCGGAAGCCAGGGTTGGAGGTATTCTGAGCGGCAAAGCCGGCATAGTACACGTTCATGTAGGGGAAGGAAAAAAAGGACTACAGTTATTATTTGATGTGATAAATAATACCGATCTGCCAATTACTCAGTTTAACCCAACTCATACAAACAGGTTGGACAGGCTCTTTTACCAGGCTATAGACTATGCTTTAAAGGGCGGCTATATTGATCTGACAGCAGGCATCAATCCCAGGGATGACGGGCCCAGGGTCCTGCACGTGGTACAGGCGGTAAAATACCTGATAGACGCAAAGGTCAATCTTAAACAGATTACAGTAAGTTCGGACGGCAACGGCAGTCTGCCACATTTCGACTCCGCCGGCAACATGGAGTCCATCTCGGTGGGATCGGTGGAAGTATTATGGAAGGATGTGCGCGAATTAATCAAACAAAACATTTTATCCTTTCCAGAGGCCATTTCACTGATTACCTGCAATGTAGCAGCCCTGTTAAAACTTGCCGGTAAAGGGAAAGTCAAAGTTGGTTATGATGCCGACCTGGTCCTGTTAGATAAGGACTTAAATATTGATACAGTAATTGCCGGGGGCAAAGTAATGGTTCAATGCGGCCAAGCCCTGGAAAAAGGGTATTTTAAAGAGGCTGCCTTCCAGACAACCTCCTAA
- a CDS encoding DUF441 domain-containing protein produces MWGEALLVTLILIGILGRSNIIATAACILLVLKLFNLHQFFPVLERRGLELGLLFLTISVLVPFATGQVSIKDISNSFITISGILAILGGAIATYMNGQGLNLLKMDPELMVGLVVGSIIGIVFFRGIPVGPLMAAGITALFVNIIKLFK; encoded by the coding sequence ATGTGGGGGGAAGCCCTTCTGGTTACCCTGATCCTGATAGGCATCCTTGGTAGGTCCAATATTATCGCGACGGCAGCATGTATTTTACTGGTTCTAAAACTCTTTAACCTCCACCAGTTTTTCCCTGTTCTGGAACGCAGAGGCCTGGAATTAGGCCTTTTATTTCTAACCATTTCCGTTTTGGTACCTTTTGCTACCGGCCAGGTATCTATAAAAGATATATCTAATAGTTTTATCACCATTTCGGGAATCCTAGCCATCCTGGGCGGCGCCATCGCCACCTATATGAACGGCCAGGGTCTTAATTTGCTGAAAATGGATCCGGAACTAATGGTTGGCCTGGTAGTGGGGTCAATAATCGGCATCGTCTTTTTCAGAGGTATTCCCGTTGGCCCCCTGATGGCCGCCGGGATAACGGCTCTCTTTGTAAACATTATTAAATTATTTAAATAA